The proteins below come from a single Corylus avellana chromosome ca3, CavTom2PMs-1.0 genomic window:
- the LOC132175795 gene encoding uncharacterized protein LOC132175795, with the protein MGNCMETCEPRHQAEEMQQQQQQQEEGYDQREISANPFVKESGFEKGSIRLKIVLTKEELEWFMLQLKDKEGKRLEDVFREIERQRGRGKVEGWKPSLESIMESPEAIEMER; encoded by the coding sequence ATGGGGAACTGCATGGAGACATGCGAGCCGAGGCACCAAGCAGAGGAaatgcagcagcagcagcagcagcaggagGAGGGATATGATCAAAGAGAGATATCAGCAAATCCTTTTGTGAAGGAAAGTGGGTTTGAGAAGGGAAGCATAAGGCTTAAAATTGTGCTGACAAAGGAGGAGTTGGAGTGGTTTATGCTTCAGCTGAAGGATAAAGAAGGGAAGAGGTTGGAAGATGTTTTCAGGGAGATTGAAAGacaaagaggaagaggaaaagTTGAGGGATGGAAGCCTTCTCTGGAGAGTATCATGGAGAGCCCTGAAGCGATTGAGATGGAAAGATGA
- the LOC132176567 gene encoding uncharacterized protein LOC132176567 gives MWKSFVTSINKLSFYEVEESRKPFLNAKPIYRDELENKASKKKAEKKRDPSAHSKPKEDGKDFEKKSYGSSTSADKKEVITVKVRMTKQEAARMLSKCKDGGFLDFKDVAHELAHIPPDRVNIVSAEARNGQVLKSIPEEV, from the coding sequence ATGTGGAAATCCTTTGTTACCTCCATTAACAAACTTTCGTTTTATGAAGTAGAAGAGTCTAGGAAGCCTTTTCTTAATGCAAAACCTATATACAGAGATGAGCTAGAGAATAAGGCATCAAAAAAGAAggcagagaagaaaagagaccCTTCTGCACATTCAAAACCAAAAGAAGATGGGAaggattttgagaagaaaagcTATGGATCTAGTACTAGTGCTGACAAAAAGGAGGTGATTACAGTAAAAGTCAGGATGACAAAACAAGAAGCAGCTCGAATGTTGTCCAAGTGCAAAGATGGAGGGTTCCTTGACTTCAAAGATGTGGCACATGAGCTTGCGCACATACCACCAGATCGTGTTAATATTGTGTCAGCTGAAGCTAGAAATGGTCAAGTGCTTAAGAGCATCCCAGAAGAGGTTTAG